A section of the Streptomyces sp. SCL15-4 genome encodes:
- a CDS encoding aspartate aminotransferase family protein produces MSTKDLSRTAYDHLWMHFTRMSSYENSPVPTIVRGEGTYIYDDKGKRYLDGLAGLFVVQAGHGRTELAETAAKQAQELAFFPVWSYAHPKAVELAERLANEAPGDLNKVFFTTGGGEAVETAWKLAKQYFKLTGKPTKYKVISRAVAYHGTPQGALSITGLPGLKAPFEPLVPGAHKVPNTNIYRASLFGDDPVAFGRWAADQIEQQILFEGPDTVAAVFLEPVQNAGGCFPPPPGYFQRVREICDKYDVLLVSDEVICAFGRLGTTFACDKFGYVPDMITCAKGMTSGYSPIGACIISDRLAEPFYKGDNTFLHGYTFGGHPVSAAVGLANLDLFEREGLNQHVLDNEGAFLQTLQKLHDLPIVGDVRGNGFFYGIELVKDKHTKESFNEEETERVLYGFLSKALFDNGLYCRADDRGDPVVQLAPPLISTQETFDEIEQILRATLTEAWTKL; encoded by the coding sequence GTGAGCACCAAGGACCTCAGCCGCACCGCGTACGACCACCTGTGGATGCACTTCACCCGCATGTCCTCGTACGAGAACTCCCCCGTCCCGACCATCGTCCGGGGTGAGGGCACCTACATCTACGACGACAAGGGCAAGCGCTACCTCGACGGTCTCGCGGGTCTGTTCGTGGTCCAGGCCGGTCACGGCCGTACGGAACTCGCCGAGACCGCCGCCAAGCAGGCGCAGGAGCTGGCCTTCTTCCCGGTGTGGTCCTACGCCCACCCGAAGGCCGTCGAGCTGGCCGAGCGCCTCGCCAACGAAGCCCCCGGCGACCTGAACAAGGTCTTCTTCACCACCGGCGGCGGCGAGGCCGTCGAGACCGCCTGGAAGCTCGCCAAGCAGTACTTCAAGCTGACCGGCAAGCCCACCAAGTACAAGGTCATCTCCCGCGCGGTCGCCTACCACGGCACCCCGCAGGGCGCCCTGTCCATCACCGGCCTGCCGGGCCTGAAGGCCCCCTTCGAGCCGCTGGTGCCGGGCGCGCACAAGGTGCCGAACACCAACATCTACCGCGCGTCGCTCTTCGGTGACGACCCGGTCGCCTTCGGCCGCTGGGCCGCCGACCAGATCGAGCAGCAGATCCTCTTCGAGGGCCCCGACACCGTCGCCGCGGTCTTCCTGGAGCCGGTGCAGAACGCCGGCGGCTGCTTCCCGCCGCCGCCCGGCTACTTCCAGCGCGTGCGCGAGATCTGCGACAAGTACGACGTCCTGCTGGTGTCGGACGAGGTCATCTGCGCCTTCGGCCGCCTCGGCACGACGTTCGCCTGCGACAAGTTCGGCTACGTCCCGGACATGATCACCTGCGCCAAGGGCATGACCTCGGGCTACTCCCCGATCGGCGCCTGCATCATCTCCGACAGGCTCGCCGAGCCGTTCTACAAGGGCGACAACACCTTCCTGCACGGCTACACCTTCGGCGGCCACCCGGTCTCCGCCGCGGTGGGCCTGGCCAACCTCGACCTGTTCGAGCGGGAGGGCCTCAACCAGCACGTGCTGGACAACGAGGGCGCCTTCCTGCAGACCCTGCAGAAGCTGCACGACCTGCCGATCGTCGGCGACGTCCGCGGCAACGGCTTCTTCTACGGCATCGAGCTGGTGAAGGACAAGCACACCAAGGAGTCCTTCAACGAGGAGGAGACCGAGCGCGTCCTCTACGGCTTCCTCTCCAAGGCACTCTTCGACAACGGCCTGTACTGCCGTGCCGACGACCGCGGCGACCCGGTCGTCCAGCTCGCCCCGCCGCTGATCTCCACCCAGGAGACCTTCGACGAGATCGAGCAGATCCTGCGGGCCACCCTCACGGAGGCGTGGACCAAGCTCTGA